A single Aspergillus puulaauensis MK2 DNA, chromosome 7, nearly complete sequence DNA region contains:
- the SEC7 gene encoding Arf family guanine nucleotide exchange factor SEC7 (BUSCO:EOG092602UY;~COG:U;~EggNog:ENOG410PG3R;~InterPro:IPR016024,IPR035999,IPR023394,IPR032629, IPR015403,IPR032691,IPR000904;~PFAM:PF16213,PF12783,PF09324,PF01369;~go_function: GO:0005086 - ARF guanyl-nucleotide exchange factor activity [Evidence IEA];~go_process: GO:0032012 - regulation of ARF protein signal transduction [Evidence IEA]), which yields MAEAENGSINELPQPSAPQADKQNGVDVVTEQPQTPDEVAESKPTLPDESERQEIQLSESEKRESPQEELEGDEHGLPQDPSPASPKTTTEPLEPEDEQDQSDTRDDQTDSPREEQPSISEEQPNESPDIPSTQDEPAAQDMRLRSDSRSTTATFATHRSSTVSSTVFIVTALDTIGASREARKSKELEDAVKNALTNIKQSDRHPIDPEVLFRPLLLASRTFSIPLQVTALDCIGKLITYSYFAFPSTQDAKASESETPTEQPPLIERAIDAICDCFENEATAIEIQQQIIKSLLAAVLNDKIVVHGAGLLKAVRQIYNMFIYSKSSQNQQIAQGSLTQMVSTVFDRLRVRLDLRELRIRESEKVQAGSSDIVAIEASDAPSTAEDDQVSDVASVAADQPVSKEPTEKLTLESFESNKDVTAVNDNVPTMVTRASINKKRAQSMSGASGEEKEAEDAANDEDDVDEIYVKDAFLVFRALCKLSHKILSHEQQQDLKSQNMRSKLLSLHLIHYLINNHVTIFTSPLLTIRNSSGSSEPMAFLQAVRPHLCLSLSRNGSSSVPKVFEVCCEIFWLMLKHMRVMMKKELEVFMKEIYLAILEKRNAPAFQKQYFMEVLERLADEPRALVEMYLNYDCDRTALENIFQNIIEQLSRHASVPTAVSPAQQQQYHEQHVKASSVGNEWHQRGTLPPNLTSASIGNSQQPTVHSVPPEYILKHQAVECLVEILESLDNWASQRNDDQTAPRAFSQKSVDNPRDSLDSSAPTFLASPRVDGADGSTGRSTPVPDDDPSQVEKVKQRKIALTNAIQQFNFKPKRGIKLSLQEGFIRSDSPEEIASFILRNERLDKAMVGEYLGEGDAENIAIMHAFVDMMDFAKRRFVDALRSFLQHFRLPGEAQKIDRFMLKFSERYVTQNPNAFANADTAYVLAYSVILLNTDQHSSKMKGRRMTKEDFIKNNRGINDNQDLPDEYLVSIFEEIASNEIVLDTEREQAANSGAPAAVPSGLASRAGQVFATVGRDIQGEKYAQASEEMANKTEQLYRSLIRAQRKTAVKEALSRFIPATSVQHVGSMFNVTWMSFLSGLSAPMQDTQNLKSIKLCMEGMKLAIRISCAFDLETPRVAFVTALAKFTNLGNVREMVAKNVEALKILLDVALSEGNHLKSSWREILTCVSQLDRLQLLSDGVDEGSLPDVSRARVVPQSPSDGARKSMQSQRRPRPKSITGTTPFRAEIAMESRSTEMVKGVDRIFTNTANLSHEAIIDFVRALSEVSWQEIQSSGQTDSPRTYSLQKLVEISYYNMTRVRIEWSKIWEVLGQHFNQVGCHSNTTVVFFALDSLRQLSMRFMEIEELPGFKFQKDFLKPFEHVMANSVAVTVKDMILRCLIQMIQARGDNIRSGWKTMFGVFSFAAREPYEGIVNMAFEHVTQIYNTRFGVVITQGAFPDLIVCLTEFSKNMRFQKKSLQAIELLKSTVTKMLRTPECPLSNRGTSSEGFHEDATNLTQQLTRQSKEEQFWYPILIAFQDILMTGDDLEARSRALTYLFDTLIRYGGNFPQEFWDVLWRQLLYPIFVVLQSKSEMSKVPNHEELSVWLSTTMIQALRHMITLFTHYFDALEYMLGRVLELLTLCICQENDTIARIGSNCLQQLILQNVEKFQKDHWSKTVGAFIELFSKTTAYELFTAATTATTMTPKTPLAQEVNGQTADIQEEAAQELDEPSPIQETPVEPSKSNGTSDVTPDHEDGDMPAASGTELEDYRPQTDTQQQPAAVTVARRRYFNRIITNCVLQLLMIETVHELFSNDKVYAQIPSHELLRLMGLLKKSYQFAKKFNDDKDLRMQLWRQGFMKSPPNLLKQESGSAATYVHILFRMYHDERDERKSSRAETEAALIPLCADIISGFVRLDEDSQHRNIVAWRPVVVDVIEGYTNFPLEGFDKHIETFYPLAVELLGRDLNPEIRLALQSLLQRIGEARLGVPARPPVPVSPRQSVSEKSPRKHSVGRH from the exons ATGGCGGAAGCTGAGAACGGCTCTATTAATGAGCTACCCCAACCCTCTGCTCCCCAGGCAGACAAACagaatggtgttgatgttgttaCCGAACAACCGCAGACTCCGGATGAGGTCGCAGAGTCGAAACCAACATTACCAGACGAGTCAGAGCGCCAGGAAATTCAATTAAGCGAATCAGAAAAGCGCGAATCACCGCAAGAAGAGTTGGAGGGCGACGAACATGGCCTACCGCAAGATCCGTCTCCGGCATCCCCGAAAACCACTACCGAACCTCTCGAGCCTGAGGACGAACAAGATCAGTCGGATACGAGAGATGACCAAACCGATAGTCCACGCGAAGAGCAACCTTCCATTTCTGAAGAACAGCCCAATGAAAGTCCTGATATTCCCTCAACCCAAGATGAACCGGCCGCGCAAGACATGCGATTACGTTCAGACTCGCGGTCGACCACCGCGACGTTCGCAACACACCGGTCATCAACAGTCAGTTCCACCGTCTTCATTGTGACAGCATTGGATACAATTGGTGCGTCGCGGGAAGCTCGGAAAAGCAAGGAATTGGAGGATGCTGTGAAGAATGCGCTCACCAATATCAAACAATCCGATCGCCACCCAATCGATCCTGAAGTATTATTCCgccctctgcttcttgcaaGTAGAACTTTCAGCATTCCTCTACAAGTTACCGCTCTTGATTGCATTGGCAAGCTGATTACTTACTCCTACTTTGCATTCCCATCTACCCAAGATGCCAAAGCATCAGAGTCAGAAACACCTACCGAACAACCTCCTCTTATAGAACGAGCCATCGATGCCATTTGCGACTGCTTTGAAAATGAAGCCACCGCGATTGAGATTCAACAACAAATTATAAAGTCACTTTTGGCTGCGGTCTTGAATGACAAAATTGTGGTGCATGGAGCAGGTCTTTTGAAGGCTGTTCGGCAGATTTACAACATGTTCATATATTCCAAATCCAGCCAAAATCAGCAAATTGCTCAAGGATCTCTCACACAAATGGTCAGCACAGTGTTTGACAGACTTCGTGTGAGACTGGATTTGAGAGAACTCCGCATTCGGGAAAGCGAAAAGGTGCAGGCTGGCTCTTCGGATATTGTGGCAATCGAGGCTTCTGATGCTCCTTCCACCGCTGAGGATGATCAAGTATCTGATGTTGCTTCTGTTGCAGCAGATCAGCCGGTGTCTAAGGAGCCAACTGAGAAACTCACTCTGGAGAGTTTCGAATCAAACAAAGACGTCACAGCCGTTAATGATAACGTACCGACTATGGTTACTCgcgccagcatcaacaagaagagGGCACAGTCTATGTCTGGAGCTTCcggagaggagaaagaggccgAGGATGCAGCCaatgacgaagatgatgtcGATGAAATTTACGTCAAAGATGCCTTCTTGGTTTTCAGAGCTCTTTGCAAATTGAGTCATAAGATCCTCAGTCATGAGCAACAACAAGACCTCAAATCCCAGAACATGAGATCCAAGTTGCTGTCCCTGCACCTCATCCACTACCTCATCAATAACCACGTCACCATTTTCACCTCCCCCCTCCTCACGATCAGGAACAGCTCCGGTAGCTCAGAACCGATGGCCTTTCTCCAAGCCGTTAGACCTCATCTCTGTTTGAGTCTAAGTCGAAATGGTTCTAGCTCAGTACCCAAAGTATTTGAGGTCTGCTGTGAAATCTTCTGGCTCATGCTAAAGCACATgagagtgatgatgaag AAAGAACTAGAGGTTTTCATGAAGGAAATATATCTGGCCATTCTTGAGAAGCGAAACGCACCCGCCTTCCAGAAGCAGTATTTTATGGAGGTATTAGAGCGATTAGCGGATGAGCCCCGTGCCTTGGTCGAGATGTATCTCAACTATGACTGTGATCGCACGGCGTTGGAGAATATTTTCCAGAA TATCATTGAACAGTTATCACGACATGCTAGTGTCCCAACAGCCGTGAGCCCggcccagcaacaacaatacCATGAACAGCATGTGAAGGCCTCTAGCGTTGGAAATGAATGGCACCAGCGTGGTACTCTTCCTCCTAACCTTACAAGCGCCAGCATAGGAAACAGTCAGCAGCCAACTGTTCACAGCGTGCCGCCGGAGTACATATTGAAACACCAAGCTGTTGAGTGCTTAGTTGAGATACTGGAGTCACTGGACAACTGGGCCTCGCAGCGTAACGATGACCAGACTGCCCCCCGAGCTTTTTCGCAAAAGTCAGTCGACAACCCTCGAGACTCTCTAGATAGCAGTGCTCCTACGTTCCTTGCCTCACCACGGGTCGATGGCGCCGACGGTAGTACTGGCAGGTCCACCCCGGTTCCGGATGACGATCCCAGTCAGGTAGAGAAGGTAAAACAGAGGAAGATTGCGCTTACTAACGCGATTCAACAATTCAATTTCAAGCCCAAACGAGGCATCAAACTTTCCCTTCAGGAAGGTTTTATACGGTCCGACTCTCCTGAAGAGATCGCATCCTTCATACTACGCAACGAACGCCTAGACAAGGCCATGGTCGGAGAATACCTTGGGGAAGGTGATGCCGAAAACATCGCTATTATGCACGCCTTTGTTGACATGATGGACTTTGCTAAGCGGCGTTTCGTGGATGCTCTCCGCTCCTTCTTGCAACACTTTCGTTTGCCAGGAGAGGCCCAGAAAATTGATCGGTTTATGCTCAAGTTCTCAGAACGCTATGTCACGCAAAACCCAAATGCTTTTGCTAATGCGGACACAGCATATGTGCTTGCATACTCTGTTATTTTGCTCAACACCGATCAGCATAGCTCCAAGATGAAGGGCCGCCGAATGACCAAAGAAGACTTCATCAAGAACAACCGTGGTATCAATGATAACCAGGACTTACCCGATGAGTATCTAGTGTCAATCTTCGAGGAGATTGCCAGCAACGAGATTGTTCTAGACACGGAAAGAGAGCAAGCAGCAAACTCCGGCGCTCCTGCCGCTGTCCCGAGCGGCCTCGCGTCCAGGGCTGGACAAGTCTTTGCAACAGTAGGGAGAGACATACAGGGCGAGAAATATGCGCAGGCCTCGGAAGAAATGGCCAACAAAACCGAGCAACTCTATCGAAGCCTGATTCGAGCCCAGCGCAAAACTGCCGTCAAGGAGGCACTTTCGCGATTCATCCCAGCAACTTCTGTTCAACATGTTGGCTCCATGTTCAATGTCACTTGGATGTCTTTCCTCTCGGGCTTGTCCGCTCCCATGCAAGATACGCAGAATTTGAAGAGCATCAAGCTTTGCATGGAAGGCATGAAATTGGCTATACGGATTAGCTGTGCGTTCGATCTCGAAACCCCTCGCGTTGCATTTGTCACTGCTTTGGCAAAATTCACAAATTTGGGCAATGTTAGAGAGATGGTCGCAAAGAACGTCGAGGCACTGAAGATACTTCTGGATGTCGCGCTTTCAGAAGGAAACCATCTGAAAAGTTCTTGGAGAGAAATCCTCACATGTGTCAGCCAACTAGATAGACTTCAGCTACTGAGTGATGGAGTTGATGAGGGCTCCCTGCCGGATGTTTCGCGGGCCCGCGTTGTGCCTCAATCTCCATCCGACGGGGCAAGAAAATCCATGCAATCACAGAGACGCCCGCGCCCAAAGTCCATTACCGGGACCACGCCCTTCCGCGCGGAAATAGCAATGGAGAGCCGTTCAACCGAGATGGTTAAGGGAGTAGACCGAATCTTTACCAATACTGCTAACCTCTCTCACGAAGCGATAATCGATTTTGTTCGAGCGCTCAGTGAAGTGAGTTGGCAAGAGATCCAATCTTCTGGGCAAACCGACTCTCCCCGCACCTACAGTCTCCAAAAATTGGTCGAAATTAGTTATTACAACATGACCAGAGTCAGAATTGAGTGGTCCAAGATTTGGGAGGTACTTGGGCAACACTTCAATCAGGTTGGATGTCATTCCAACACAACGGTGGTTTTCTTCGCACTAGACTCGCTCCGTCAACTCTCAATGCGCTTTATGGAAATTGAAGAACTACCAGGATTCAAATTTCAGAAAGACTTCCTCAAACCATTCGAGCATGTCATGGCTAACAGCGTCGCTGTTACCGTAAAGGACATGATTCTTCGATGCCTCATACAAATGATCCAGGCTCGCGGGGACAACATTCGATCTGGCTGGAAAACGATGTTTGGCGTGTTTTCGTTCGCAGCTCGAGAACCATATG AGGGAATTGTAAACATGGCATTCGAACACGTTACTCAGATCTACAACACCCGTTTTGGCGTCGTCATCACACAAGGAGCCTTCCCTGACCTTATTGTCTGCCTTACGGAATTCTCTAAGAATATGAGGTTCCAAAAGAAGTCACTACAAGCGATTGAACTTCTGAAATCCACGGTTACGAAGATGCTGAGAACCCCAGAATGTCCTCTGTCTAATCGTGGCACGTCTTCGGAAGGCTTCCATGAGGATGCTACAAACCTTACTCAACAACTCACTCGACAGTCAAAAGAGGAGCAGTTCTGGTATCCTATCCTGATTGCGTTCCAAGACATACTCATGACTGGTGATGACCTTGAAGCTCGGTCACG GGCGTTGACGTACCTGTTTGACACTTTGATACGTTACGGTGGGAACTTCCCTCAAGAGTTCTGGGATGTACTCTGGAGACAACTCCTATATCCCATTTTTGTTGTATTGCAATCGAAATCAGAGATGTCGAAGGTGCCAAACCATGAAGAACTTTCGGTCTGGCTCTCAACGACAATGATTCAAGCGCTACGGCACATGATAACCTTATTCACGCATTACTTCGATGCGCTTGAATATATGCTTGGGCGCGTCCTTGAACTCCTGACGCTATGCATATGTCAAGAGAACGACACCATCGCGCGAATCGGCAGCAATTGTCTTCAGCAACTGATTCTACAAAATGTTGAGAAGTTTCAGAAAGATCACTGGAGCAAGACAGTTGGTGCATTCATCGAGCTGTTCAGTAAGACTACTGCATATGAACTATTCACAGCTGCAACAACTGCTACAACTATGACGCCGAAGACGCCCTTGGCGCAAGAAGTAAATGGACAGACAGCAGACATTcaggaggaggcggcgcaggagttggatgagCCATCACCAATTCAAGAAACCCCTGTCGAACCTTCCAAATCCAACGGGACGTCAGATGTGACTCCCGATCacgaagatggagatatgcctgcagcttcaggcACCGAGTTGGAAGACTATAGGCCTCAAACGGAtactcaacaacaacctgctGCAGTTACTGTGGCAAGACGTCGCTACTTCAACCGTATCATAACGAATTGTGTGCTCCAACTGCTGATGATTGAGACGGTCCATGAGCTATTCTCCAACGACAAAGTCTACGCGCAAATACCCAGTCATGAGCTACTGCGGCTTATGGGTCTATTGAAGAAGAGCTACCAATTTGCCAAGAAGTTCAACGATGATAAGGACCTACGAATGCAACTTTGGCGCCAGGGATTTATGAAGTCCCCACCCAATCTCCTCAAGCAAGAAAGTGGAAGTGCCGCCACCTACGTTCACATCTTGTT
- the LAT1 gene encoding putative pyruvate dehydrogenase complex, dihydrolipoamide acetyltransferase component (COG:C;~EggNog:ENOG410PGQ4;~InterPro:IPR006257,IPR000089,IPR001078,IPR004167, IPR023213,IPR003016,IPR036625,IPR011053;~PFAM:PF00364,PF00198,PF02817;~go_component: GO:0045254 - pyruvate dehydrogenase complex [Evidence IEA];~go_function: GO:0004742 - dihydrolipoyllysine-residue acetyltransferase activity [Evidence IEA];~go_function: GO:0016746 - transferase activity, transferring acyl groups [Evidence IEA];~go_process: GO:0006090 - pyruvate metabolic process [Evidence IEA]), whose translation MVASAIRMRTPSASFLSKGACSLRRPQASYKFTASIQHQLPAISALSRFYASKSFPPHTIISMPALSPTMTAGNIGAWQKKAGDGLQPGDVLVEIETDKAQMDFEFQEEGVLAKVLKDSGEKDVSVGAPIAVLVEEGTDVAAFESFGLEDAGEGAAPAKKSEEAPKEAPKASEPSTPQPEAGGYEPETSGEKLQPSLDREPAISPAAKALALEKGVSVKALKGTGRGGQITKEDVEKYKPSVSAAGPVSEDIPLTSMRKVIASRLQQSWGQNPHFFVSTTLSVTKLLKLRQALNASADGKYKLSVNDFLVKACATALLKVPQVNSSWVEENGQVVIRQHNSADISVAVATPAGLITPIVKSAQGLGLSSISNQIKDLGKRARDNKLKPEEFQGGTFTISNMGMNPAIERFTAVINPPQAGILAVGTTRKVAVPAETEEGTSVEWDDQIIVTGSFDHRVVDGAVGAEWIKELKKVVENPLELLL comes from the exons ATGGTCGCCTCTGCTATCAGAATGCGCACTCCAAGCGCTTCATTCCTCTCAAAAGGCGCCTGCTCCTTGAGGCGACCGCAGGCCTCCTACAAATTCACGGCCTCAATCCA ACACCAATTGCCCGCCATCTCTGCTCTTTCCCGCTTTTATGCCTCCAAGT CTTTCCCTCCCCACACTATAATTAGCATGCCTGCCTTGTCGCCGACAATGACTGCCGGAAATATTGGAGCCTGgcagaagaaggctggagatggcctCCAACCCGGTGATGTTCTGGTCGAAATCGAAACCGATAAGGCACAGATGGACTTTGAGTTCCAGGAAGAAGGTGTTTTGGCTAAGGTGCTGAAAGATTCCGGCGAAAAGGACGTTTCCGTTGGCGCT CCTATCGCTGTCTTAGTCGAAGAAGGTACCGATGTTGCGGCGTTCGAATCATTCGGCTTGGAGGATGCTGGTGAGGGTGCTGCCCCCGCCAAGAAAAGCGAAGAGGCCCCCAAGGAAGCCCCCAAGGCTTCGGAACCATCCACACCTCAGCCAGAGGCTGGTGGTTATGAGCCCGAAACTTCCGGCGAGAAGCTTCAGCCTAGTCTGGACCGCGAGCCTGCGATTAGTCCCGCTGCTAAGGCATTGGCTCTTGAGAAGGGCGTTTCCGTTAAGGCCCTGAAGGGTACTGGACGAGGTGGCCAGATCACCAAGGAAGATGTGGAGAAGTACAAGCCTAGCGTCTCAGCTGCCGGGCCTGTCTCTGAAGACATCCCTCTTACGTCGATGCGCAAGGTTATCGCTAGCCGTCTTCAGCAGTCTTGGGGCCAAAACCCTCACTTCTTCGTCTCTACCACTCTGTCTGTCACCAAGCTTCTCAAGCTTCGCCAGGCCCTTAACGCCTCTGCTGATGGCAAGTACAAGCTGTCCGTCAACGACTTCCTCGTTAAGGCTTGCGCCACCGCCCTCCTCAAGGTTCCCCAGGTCAACTCcagctgggttgaggagaatgGCCAGGTTGTCATTCGTCAGCACAACTCCGCTGATATCAGTGTTGCCGTCGCTACCCCTGCTGGATTGATCACTCCTATTGTGAAGAGCGCGCAGGGTCTTGGCCTGTCTAGCATCTCCAACCAGATCAAGGATCTCGGCAAGCGCGCTCGGGACAACAAGCTCAAGCCCGAAGAGTTCCAGGGTGGCACTTTCACCATCAGCAACATGGGCATGAACCCCGCTATTGAGCGATTCACTGCCGTCATCAACCCCCCTCAGGCCGGCATTCTTGCTGTTGGCACTACGCGCAAGGTTGCTGTCCCTGCTGAGACTGAAGAGGGCACTTCTGTTGAGTGGGATGACCAGATTATTGTGACTGGTAGCTTTGACCACAGAGTTGTCGATggggctgttggtgctgaGTGGATCAAGGAGCTCAagaaggttgttgagaaCCCTCTAGAACTCCTTCTGTGA